ACAGGGGCCACTTGTGGTGCTCGACCCATGTGGTGAGCTCTGGACGCAGTTCTGGCTGGAGAGCCGATGGCAGTTATGGAAGTCCTGGCGACTGATGCCAGGACAGGCTGAACGCTACGACAACTGGGATGTGCTTGCCGCGCTGCAAAATGTGAATGTGGACGAGGGCGCCGCGGTGCTGGCCGCCGCGCTCTTTCCCCTGATGCAGCCTGAATCTTTGACGCAGCGGCTGATGCACAGCGTGTTGACCTTTGCTGATGACAGCGGCCTTTTTAGCGATCTTCCCGATCTTGCCTCACAGCTTTGGGCCGACGACCTTTGGACGGTGATTGCGCGCTGGAGTCGGCAGTTTCCATACGATGTGGCTCTGCAGAGGGCCCGCACCCTGCTCACAGAGGAAGGTGCTGGGGGGCGGTGCTGGCCATCCGCCTGCGCATGATGACGTTCGCCCATCCGCATGTGGCACAGACGTTTCAGGGCGGTTCCGGTTTTCGTCTCAACCGGCTTCGTCCTCAGCCCGGGCAAATCCTGTTTCTGACGCCTGATATCCGATGCCTTGAGAACCCGGAGCTTATGGGCGTCTATACTTTTATGACGGAATGCCTGTTGCAGTTGAGCGCGCTACACCATCAGCCGTTCACGTTGTTCAGGCCGGCAGTTGCCACACAAGGAGAAGCGTCATGATATCCGATGATAAAACCGGGCGTCCCGACCAACCCAAAAAACCGCCGGTGGTGACCGCCAGACGCGCAGGCTGGTTCGCCCTGAACGTATTTGTGCCCGCGTCAGAAGTTTCACAAGTTTTCCGTTATACCGGTCGCAGTGCTGGCAGGTTATGGCAGCGTCTGCGGGATATCACTGCGGGTCGCGGCGCGGGAGATTACCGCCCCGACAGCTGGGCTCAGGCGGTGGCGGACACCGGTCTCCCTTCTTCGCGTCTTCGCCGAAATCTCCGCGTGAACCTCTCAATCTGGTGGGGGCTTATGTGGCTGACGGGGCTGCCGGCGGTGGGGTTTTTGGTGATGCTGCTGAGCGCTGCCCATGACGTGAGCGTGAACGGCTGGCTACGCATCGGCATTGTGCTGC
This portion of the Rahnella sikkimica genome encodes:
- the traX gene encoding conjugal transfer protein TraX; translation: MISDDKTGRPDQPKKPPVVTARRAGWFALNVFVPASEVSQVFRYTGRSAGRLWQRLRDITAGRGAGDYRPDSWAQAVADTGLPSSRLRRNLRVNLSIWWGLMWLTGLPAVGFLVMLLSAAHDVSVNGWLRIGIVLLVLGLISATGFVQALGVTYRLWQLDERRVSASEKGSFRDFLNETRWCRRILSAGLLS